The nucleotide window GCGTTTTTCTGTTTGCTTTGCCTGTATGGCCCCTTGATCATGATGGCCTTATTTTCATTTAATGAAAGTCGCTCGGTGACACAGTTCCAAGGGTTTAGCCTGGGCTGGTACCAGCAAGCGGCAAACAATCCCTTTGTTCAGGATGCCGCCCTGCTGTCGATTAAATTGGCGCTAAGCGCAACCTTTCTGGCCACCATCGCAGCCACCATGGCCGCCCTGGCGACCACACGCTGCAAACCTTTCAAGGGCTATACGCTGGTTTACGCCATCATTAATCAGCCGTTAATGGTCCCTGAAATCGTCACGGCGGTGGGAATCCTGGCTTTGTTCAGTTTAATCAAGCAGCTTACCGGTGTTCAGGGTTTCGGGTATCTATTGATGGCCCACACCGTGTTCTGCATCCCTTTTGCCTATATGCCCATTCGGGCCCGGCTGGAAAACATGGATCTCCTGTATGAGCAGGCAGCGGCCGATTTGTATGCAACACCCTGGCAGGTTTTCCGCAGGGTAACCTTACCACTGCTGATGCCCGGGATCCTTGCCGGCGCCATGCTGTCTTTTGTGGTTTCGCTGGATGATGTCATCATCAGCCTGCTGGTGGCCGGCCCCGGGGAAACCACCCTGCCGGTGTTTATGCTGGGACAGCTGCGCAGGGGGTTTACCCCGGAGATCAACGCCATTTCGACCGTGCTCATCGGTGTTTCCTTTGTGATCATTGCAGTGGTCTTATGGCTATCTGTGAAAAAGCGCTATTAGAATTGAGTCATCAGAGAGCATCGACAGCCATCTATTAATTAGCGGAAATCTGAATTCGAAATCTTAATGTTTAGATGGCTTTTATGAAGGGGGTTTACTTCAGAAAGTTGTTCCAAATTTTGGTGTACATTTGATTGACGTCCTGGCTGCATTCAGGGATGAATACCATTTTGCTGACATCATTGGGTCCGGTGATTTCAGGGGCTTTTGCCATTTCCGCATCCATGTACTTTTCACTGCCGGCGAGGGCGTTGCCAAAACGCACATAATTCGAATTTAAGGCGGCGTTCTCAGGCGCCATGATGAAGTTCATAAAC belongs to Desulfobacterales bacterium and includes:
- a CDS encoding ABC transporter permease is translated as MDDHRTANAVKRYFDAARMPGFAPMAFFCLLCLYGPLIMMALFSFNESRSVTQFQGFSLGWYQQAANNPFVQDAALLSIKLALSATFLATIAATMAALATTRCKPFKGYTLVYAIINQPLMVPEIVTAVGILALFSLIKQLTGVQGFGYLLMAHTVFCIPFAYMPIRARLENMDLLYEQAAADLYATPWQVFRRVTLPLLMPGILAGAMLSFVVSLDDVIISLLVAGPGETTLPVFMLGQLRRGFTPEINAISTVLIGVSFVIIAVVLWLSVKKRY